The following proteins are encoded in a genomic region of Drosophila miranda strain MSH22 chromosome 4, D.miranda_PacBio2.1, whole genome shotgun sequence:
- the LOC108161611 gene encoding protein CEPU-1, producing the protein MRYYWTYRMIVYILLSREASPQNTYFDEKVTIVESANISNEYIANINKALNRGPYFDTSATKNVTSLVGKTGHLNCRIKNLGNKTVSWIRHRDLHLLTVSESTYTSDQRFTSIYNKQTGDWSLQIMFAQIRDSGIYECQVSTTPPVGYTMIFSVVEPITSIPGGPELYIDLGSTVNLTCVVKHLPDPPLTVHWTHNNQDINYDSPRGGVSVITEKGDITTSYLLIQRAKLSDSGKYSCLPSNANPKSVNVHILIGDHPAAVQKGDRLVPYSCFLIILIIFAFN; encoded by the exons ATGCGTTACTATTGGACTTATCGGATGATTGTATATATTT TACTTTCACGAGAAGCGTCCCCACAAAATACATATTTTGATGAAAAAGTAACAATAGTAGAATCTGCAAATATAAGTAATGAATATATTGCGAACATTAATAAGGCGCTGAATAGAGGACCTTATTTTGATACTTCTGCAACCAAAAATGTGACATCTCTAGTTGGAAAAACGGGACACCTGAATTGTCGAATAAAGAATCTGGGCAATAAAACG GTATCATGGATACGTCATAGGGATTTACATCTATTAACTGTGTCTGAAAGCACTTATACATCGGACCAGCGATTTACTTCCATTTACAATAAACAGACTGGAGACTGGTCTTTACAG ATAATGTTTGCACAAATCAGAGATTCCGGAATATACGAATGTCAGGTTTCAACCACACCTCCAGTTGGCTATACCATGATATTTTCAGTTGTAG AACCCATTACTTCTATTCCTGGAGGCCCTGAATTGTATATTGACTTGGGATCAACGGTGAATTTAACGTGTGTCGTAAAACATTTACCCGATCCACCCCTTACAGTGCATTGGACCCACAATAATCAg GATATAAATTATGATTCGCCACGAGGAGGAGTATCAGTTATAACTGAAAAGGGAGACATAACTACTTCATATCTTTTGATACAGCGAGCAAAGCTTTCCGATTCAGGGAAATATTCTTGCTTACCGTCGAATGCAAACCCCAAGTCAGTAAATGTTCACATACTTATCG GTGATCATCCTGCTGCCGTACAAAAAGGCGATAGATTAGTTCCCTATAGTTGTTTTCTGATAATTTTAATCATTTTTGCATTTAATTAA
- the LOC108161608 gene encoding FERM domain-containing protein 3 isoform X2: protein MSIRQNKDKELDPILFSLRVKFYPADPFRLTGISRIMLYKQLKRDLRHGRLYCSFGEAAALGALIVQEELGDYNEKIHIGDYVSSLELALRQTESLEKKIIELHKKREAGQDSFLAIYDFLGIARTLETYGIEPHPVKDHRGSQLYIGINNSGISTFIAGKRSQHFRWNEVHKINFEGKMFIAHLSYTDASREPKKHTIGFKCPSGAACRYLWRCAIEQMLFFTLPNSENAAVVSGGGFFSWGTKFRYTGRTEREILTENINALREQKINGSSSSKRKASSVPATPSSPQGELSQIRYSSLPRSTMSEPLGSSIIPMNRNHVFGAHNQDQSTCLIDSNGCIQMPILEPVCEEARLRSSNIENVNYLTNPLTGLPYRNLIEHSSTEFGSGYDQARKNKENTKQYTGYASKQYYSLPNPNSNSSAGMTVTKKVDNFSNMHKNSVHSAKTFRKFRLLHAFIPSVIFVAFAMAGTAVFIMESESDLFEQIRNSPEMICLRFHYYQPLKDFFLQKFGRKD from the exons ATGTCGATTCGTCAAAACAAAGA TAAGG AACTGGATCCCATTTTATTCTCATTAAGAGTAAAATTTTACCCCGCTGATCCATTTCGTCTTACTGGGATCTCTCGAATTATGTTGTATAAACAATTAAAAAGAGATTTAAGACACGGACGTTTGTACTGCTCCTTTGGTGAGGCAGCCGCGTTAGGTGCTTTAATTGTACAAG AGGAACTTGGAGACTATAATGAGAAGATTCATATAGGCGACTATGTTTCGTCCCTTGAATTGGCCCTGCGTCAAACGGAAAGTCTGGAAAAGAAAATAATTGAACTCCACAAAAAGCGAGAGGCTGGGCAGGATTCTTTCTTAGCTATCTATGACTTTCTGGGTATAGCTCGCACACTGGAAACCTATGGAATTGAACCCCATCCTGTCAAAGATCACCGTGGATCGCAGCTTTATATTGGTATTAATAATTCGGGTATTAGCACGTTCATTGCAGGCAAACGTTCACAACATTTCCGTTGGAACGAAGTGCATAAAATTAACTTTGAAGGGAAAATGTTTATTGCACATTTAAGTTATACTGATGCGAGCCGTGAACCT AAAAAGCACACTATTGGATTTAAATGCCCTTCAGGCGCTGCTTGTCGCTATCTGTGGAGATGTGCCATCGAACAAATGCTGTTTTTTAC ACTGCCCAATAGTGAAAATGCTGCTGTCGTTTCTGGTGGAGGTTTTTTCTCTTGGGGTACAAAATTTCGATACACTGGTCGAACAGAGCGGGAAATACTAACTGAAAATATAAATGCACTGCGCGAGCAAAAAATAAATGGTTCAAGTTCGAGTAAGCGAAAGGCGAGCAGTGTTCCAGCCACTCCTTCTAGTCCCCAGGGAGAATTATCACAAATAC gTTACAGTAGCTTACCTCGTTCCACAATGTCTGAACCGTTGGGCTCCTCCATTATACCAATGAATCGCAATCATGTTTTTGGCGCTCACAACCAGGATCAGAGCACTTGCTTAATCGATAGCAATGGATGTATTCAAATGCCTATTTTAGAGCCCGTTTGCGAGGAGGCTCGTCTACGTTCGTCAAACATTGAGAATGTCAACTATTTGACAAATCCGTTGACTGGACTTCCATACCGAAATTTGATCGAACATTCTTCCACTGAATTCGGTAGTGGCTATGATCAGGCcagaaaaaataaagaaaatacaaaGCAATACACTGGCTACGCGTCCAAACAGTACTATTCACTACCTAATCCTAACTCGAATTCATCAGCCGGTATGACAGTCACTAAGAAAGTTGATAATTTTTCGAACATGCATAAAAACTCAGTTCATAGTGCGAAAACATTTCGAAAATTTCGCTTATTGCATGCTTTTATTCCATCGGTTATTTTCGTAGCTTTCGCGATGGCTGGAACAGCTGTATTTATAATGGAGTCAGAGTCAGATCTATTTGAGCAAATACGCAATTCTCCTGAAATGATTTGCCTACGCTTCCACTATTATCAGCCTTTGAAAGATTTTTTTTTACAGAAGTTTGGTAGAAAAGATTAA
- the LOC108161608 gene encoding FERM domain-containing protein 5 isoform X3, producing the protein MRISEELGDYNEKIHIGDYVSSLELALRQTESLEKKIIELHKKREAGQDSFLAIYDFLGIARTLETYGIEPHPVKDHRGSQLYIGINNSGISTFIAGKRSQHFRWNEVHKINFEGKMFIAHLSYTDASREPKKHTIGFKCPSGAACRYLWRCAIEQMLFFTLPNSENAAVVSGGGFFSWGTKFRYTGRTEREILTENINALREQKINGSSSSKRKASSVPATPSSPQGELSQIRYSSLPRSTMSEPLGSSIIPMNRNHVFGAHNQDQSTCLIDSNGCIQMPILEPVCEEARLRSSNIENVNYLTNPLTGLPYRNLIEHSSTEFGSGYDQARKNKENTKQYTGYASKQYYSLPNPNSNSSAGMTVTKKVDNFSNMHKNSVHSAKTFRKFRLLHAFIPSVIFVAFAMAGTAVFIMESESDLFEQIRNSPEMICLRFHYYQPLKDFFLQKFGRKD; encoded by the exons ATGCGAATTTCAG AGGAACTTGGAGACTATAATGAGAAGATTCATATAGGCGACTATGTTTCGTCCCTTGAATTGGCCCTGCGTCAAACGGAAAGTCTGGAAAAGAAAATAATTGAACTCCACAAAAAGCGAGAGGCTGGGCAGGATTCTTTCTTAGCTATCTATGACTTTCTGGGTATAGCTCGCACACTGGAAACCTATGGAATTGAACCCCATCCTGTCAAAGATCACCGTGGATCGCAGCTTTATATTGGTATTAATAATTCGGGTATTAGCACGTTCATTGCAGGCAAACGTTCACAACATTTCCGTTGGAACGAAGTGCATAAAATTAACTTTGAAGGGAAAATGTTTATTGCACATTTAAGTTATACTGATGCGAGCCGTGAACCT AAAAAGCACACTATTGGATTTAAATGCCCTTCAGGCGCTGCTTGTCGCTATCTGTGGAGATGTGCCATCGAACAAATGCTGTTTTTTAC ACTGCCCAATAGTGAAAATGCTGCTGTCGTTTCTGGTGGAGGTTTTTTCTCTTGGGGTACAAAATTTCGATACACTGGTCGAACAGAGCGGGAAATACTAACTGAAAATATAAATGCACTGCGCGAGCAAAAAATAAATGGTTCAAGTTCGAGTAAGCGAAAGGCGAGCAGTGTTCCAGCCACTCCTTCTAGTCCCCAGGGAGAATTATCACAAATAC gTTACAGTAGCTTACCTCGTTCCACAATGTCTGAACCGTTGGGCTCCTCCATTATACCAATGAATCGCAATCATGTTTTTGGCGCTCACAACCAGGATCAGAGCACTTGCTTAATCGATAGCAATGGATGTATTCAAATGCCTATTTTAGAGCCCGTTTGCGAGGAGGCTCGTCTACGTTCGTCAAACATTGAGAATGTCAACTATTTGACAAATCCGTTGACTGGACTTCCATACCGAAATTTGATCGAACATTCTTCCACTGAATTCGGTAGTGGCTATGATCAGGCcagaaaaaataaagaaaatacaaaGCAATACACTGGCTACGCGTCCAAACAGTACTATTCACTACCTAATCCTAACTCGAATTCATCAGCCGGTATGACAGTCACTAAGAAAGTTGATAATTTTTCGAACATGCATAAAAACTCAGTTCATAGTGCGAAAACATTTCGAAAATTTCGCTTATTGCATGCTTTTATTCCATCGGTTATTTTCGTAGCTTTCGCGATGGCTGGAACAGCTGTATTTATAATGGAGTCAGAGTCAGATCTATTTGAGCAAATACGCAATTCTCCTGAAATGATTTGCCTACGCTTCCACTATTATCAGCCTTTGAAAGATTTTTTTTTACAGAAGTTTGGTAGAAAAGATTAA
- the LOC108161608 gene encoding FERM domain-containing protein 5 isoform X1, with the protein MFKSKQEGSLVYKCTVRLLDDSDVVECEFQAFHKGIYLLDYLCSELNIKEKDYFGLRYVDSSKQRHWLDLAKSLIKQSKELDPILFSLRVKFYPADPFRLTGISRIMLYKQLKRDLRHGRLYCSFGEAAALGALIVQEELGDYNEKIHIGDYVSSLELALRQTESLEKKIIELHKKREAGQDSFLAIYDFLGIARTLETYGIEPHPVKDHRGSQLYIGINNSGISTFIAGKRSQHFRWNEVHKINFEGKMFIAHLSYTDASREPKKHTIGFKCPSGAACRYLWRCAIEQMLFFTLPNSENAAVVSGGGFFSWGTKFRYTGRTEREILTENINALREQKINGSSSSKRKASSVPATPSSPQGELSQIRYSSLPRSTMSEPLGSSIIPMNRNHVFGAHNQDQSTCLIDSNGCIQMPILEPVCEEARLRSSNIENVNYLTNPLTGLPYRNLIEHSSTEFGSGYDQARKNKENTKQYTGYASKQYYSLPNPNSNSSAGMTVTKKVDNFSNMHKNSVHSAKTFRKFRLLHAFIPSVIFVAFAMAGTAVFIMESESDLFEQIRNSPEMICLRFHYYQPLKDFFLQKFGRKD; encoded by the exons atgttTAAAAGTAAGCAAGAAGGAAGTCTGGTGTATAAATGCACAGTTCGTCTACTCGATGATTCTGACGTAGTAGAATGCGAATTTCAG GCTTTCCACAAAGGAATTTATTTATTGGACTACTTATGTAGCGAATTAAATATAAAAGAGAAAGACTACTTCGGCTTGCGATATGTCGATTCGTCAAAACAAAGA CACTGGCTCGACCTGGCCAAATCTTTAATAAAACAAAGTAAGG AACTGGATCCCATTTTATTCTCATTAAGAGTAAAATTTTACCCCGCTGATCCATTTCGTCTTACTGGGATCTCTCGAATTATGTTGTATAAACAATTAAAAAGAGATTTAAGACACGGACGTTTGTACTGCTCCTTTGGTGAGGCAGCCGCGTTAGGTGCTTTAATTGTACAAG AGGAACTTGGAGACTATAATGAGAAGATTCATATAGGCGACTATGTTTCGTCCCTTGAATTGGCCCTGCGTCAAACGGAAAGTCTGGAAAAGAAAATAATTGAACTCCACAAAAAGCGAGAGGCTGGGCAGGATTCTTTCTTAGCTATCTATGACTTTCTGGGTATAGCTCGCACACTGGAAACCTATGGAATTGAACCCCATCCTGTCAAAGATCACCGTGGATCGCAGCTTTATATTGGTATTAATAATTCGGGTATTAGCACGTTCATTGCAGGCAAACGTTCACAACATTTCCGTTGGAACGAAGTGCATAAAATTAACTTTGAAGGGAAAATGTTTATTGCACATTTAAGTTATACTGATGCGAGCCGTGAACCT AAAAAGCACACTATTGGATTTAAATGCCCTTCAGGCGCTGCTTGTCGCTATCTGTGGAGATGTGCCATCGAACAAATGCTGTTTTTTAC ACTGCCCAATAGTGAAAATGCTGCTGTCGTTTCTGGTGGAGGTTTTTTCTCTTGGGGTACAAAATTTCGATACACTGGTCGAACAGAGCGGGAAATACTAACTGAAAATATAAATGCACTGCGCGAGCAAAAAATAAATGGTTCAAGTTCGAGTAAGCGAAAGGCGAGCAGTGTTCCAGCCACTCCTTCTAGTCCCCAGGGAGAATTATCACAAATAC gTTACAGTAGCTTACCTCGTTCCACAATGTCTGAACCGTTGGGCTCCTCCATTATACCAATGAATCGCAATCATGTTTTTGGCGCTCACAACCAGGATCAGAGCACTTGCTTAATCGATAGCAATGGATGTATTCAAATGCCTATTTTAGAGCCCGTTTGCGAGGAGGCTCGTCTACGTTCGTCAAACATTGAGAATGTCAACTATTTGACAAATCCGTTGACTGGACTTCCATACCGAAATTTGATCGAACATTCTTCCACTGAATTCGGTAGTGGCTATGATCAGGCcagaaaaaataaagaaaatacaaaGCAATACACTGGCTACGCGTCCAAACAGTACTATTCACTACCTAATCCTAACTCGAATTCATCAGCCGGTATGACAGTCACTAAGAAAGTTGATAATTTTTCGAACATGCATAAAAACTCAGTTCATAGTGCGAAAACATTTCGAAAATTTCGCTTATTGCATGCTTTTATTCCATCGGTTATTTTCGTAGCTTTCGCGATGGCTGGAACAGCTGTATTTATAATGGAGTCAGAGTCAGATCTATTTGAGCAAATACGCAATTCTCCTGAAATGATTTGCCTACGCTTCCACTATTATCAGCCTTTGAAAGATTTTTTTTTACAGAAGTTTGGTAGAAAAGATTAA